A part of Syngnathoides biaculeatus isolate LvHL_M chromosome 21, ASM1980259v1, whole genome shotgun sequence genomic DNA contains:
- the LOC133494600 gene encoding uncharacterized protein LOC133494600 has translation MSRGEFCFQFVNMKLLNSLLLAWHCTLSRSDATEMRVSQSPDVEAPEGQLVVIHCCWPEYYQRVKVKWLKNSTAYRGDPRSPQNWRKDSEKCGSLEFANISRENSGTYVCQVNAEIPLLAEASGNGTVVSVTQRKSNGTAEGGGTRSPLWVTLVTSMASLTLLLVVALICNCKFKRTKGVKVIYESPRSDSDVGVTVKHRSSDSAQWCEVLVYESVDYFERADMKPSM, from the exons ATGTCGAGAGGCgagttttgttttcagtttgtAAACATGAAGCTTCTGAACTCTCTACTACTTGCCTGGCATTGCACACTCTCGCGCA GTGATGCGACCGAGATGCGCGTGAGCCAGAGTCCTGACGTGGAGGCCCCGGAGGGCCAGCTCGTCGTCATCCACTGCTGCTGGCCAGAATATTACCAAAGAGTCAAGGTCAAGTGGTTGAAAAACTCGACCGCTTATCGGGGCGACCCCCGCTCTCCCCAAAATTGGCGGAAAGATTCCGAGAAGTGCGGGAGCTTAGAATTCGCCAACATCAGTCGAGAGAACTCGGGCACGTACGTGTGCCAGGTCAATGCGGAAATACCGCTTCTGGCTGAAGCAAGCGGTAACGGTACGGTCGTTAGTGTAACGCAGCGAAAGTCCAATGGCACTGCAGAAGGAG GTGGTACCAGAAGTCCTCTCTGGGTCACGCTTGTGACTTCCATGGCTTCGCTGACTTTGCTGCTCGTCGTCGCGCTCATCTGCAACTGCAAATTCAAGCGGACAAAAG GAGTCAAGGTGATCTACGAAAGCCCCCGCTCGGACTCGGACGTCGGCGTGACGGTCAAACACCGCAGCAGCGACTCGGCCCAGTGG TGCGAGGTGCTCGTGTACGAATCCGTCGACTACTTTGAGCGTGCGGACATGAAGCCAAGTATGTGA
- the kiaa0232 gene encoding LOW QUALITY PROTEIN: uncharacterized protein KIAA0232 homolog (The sequence of the model RefSeq protein was modified relative to this genomic sequence to represent the inferred CDS: inserted 1 base in 1 codon), translating to MRPVSADSDGPAPPANLSWPYPLVASLPASEMSLLQSLGPVQSWLGQELEKCGIDAMIYTRHVLSLLLHDSYDYDLQDYLHENDIFLGWEKGTGKKWGKSKKKGGTDLSLEEMKKQAAVQCLRSASDENSGIESLVEELCSKLRDIQNKQKEEKQIQKKADGAHSPDRVESPSPKDQVEMYYEAFPPLSEKPVCLQEIMTVWNKAKAYSSSSSSAAPQTSTDTSSPKDCNSECEAAKERKADPCGAVTGVSNEKGQQRRSKKEKENRYHGGAAAEDKNSVHSKRQTRHRSEGKYRARSWSSGSSEAGSSSSGNPGDKSFRHKAVRVRHKSREVGKSKRQRNCGQLKLQLKVIDKEERRNAGGCGATTGTGKAPQLYKKSRRSLKEGSKDPVWAQENEVAFEDRNTKEYMEEPLWYTEPITDYFVPFSSKQSKLETKYRSKVGFPEDFALSADMALLPEKIQGICFANESHQRTYLAAGSFVDGHFVEAPGEAEEEAAELTGTSSCPQPEDSGHLDDKHLPEFTDFYEVDIYQSILETSASDSYXESRILGMIRQKSNEQRESCLVLDGLEQQGNSAIRTDLEEASGSYGFLMEDLDNLAQVWGCYSPSTSDDIDGESFLGDSPVRLSPLLDSVSFTLSNLSGNPAEPQIPEASGEPSGLASSCFSLFELQYDSPTLSFPRDALSVALESNADHSSCLDPHASKQSRLLIWTKNSAFDETEHCSNLSTRTCSPWSHSEETRSDNEHANVPAEDPPALIGTDEIDCIIPPISGTYLEDEILDFLQEDSGRKCEETSVGTASCQAYTKKSKLESLCGIALEEDESKQYITGVFSDNANQQKGEYSSGIIKDIWSAVGEAKLVVSRQSGKKMSETVFSEDSGGYCGSCLEAQAKGVEKKAVQRSEYHLWEGKNEDQDLAESKLSKLDGAGDYMTPSKPWDLRSDKDGTSFIIGGVYGEFKTLSCDKSWAVVPPSESQHSLLQSAAASASSSEMLAIAGADLFVNKGSCFAPGHRRLWRPLVSFGQSERVVTGSRDCLNKGFSLIFREDLLGSYDGLRSQEERLEYPFASFNLNNPFSQVLHVECSFEPEDMASFSPGFKPKSILCSDSESEGFCPQIYGINQTQYRAIRISPRTHFRPISASELSPGGVSDSEAETDKEEASFPVPAPADAFDDPQADLKPLEEDAECEGPYYGKSELESGKFLPRLKKSGMEKSAQTSLDSQEGPGVLLPIAEQESFLGCQTAGDESTAGGQKTTSAGPQQKGGSPAEKQTYLCAAAGQIPKYGIAYDFVGDVPEFPLLNVSGAQDDECWWQNTLCPPLFPGSQCTGSSNI from the exons ATGCGTCCAGTGAGCGCCGATTCAGACGGTCCTGCTCCTCCCGCCAACCTCTCTTGGCCCTACCCGCTCGTGGCCTCCCTGCCTGCCTCCGAGATGTCCCTGCTCCAGTCGCTGGGTCCGGTGCAAAGCTGGCTGGGCCAGGAGCTGGAGAAGTGCGGGATCGACGCCATGATTTACACCCGCCATGTCCTCAGCCTCCTCCTGCATGACAGTTATGACTACGACCTGCAGGACTACCTTCAC GAGAATGACATCTTTTTGGGCTGGGAGAAGGGAACTGGGAAGAAATGGGGCAAGAGTAAGAAGAAGGGCGGGACCGACCTGAGTCTcgaggaaatgaagaaacaagCTGCGGTGCAATGTCTTCGTTCTGCATCTGATGAA AACTCTGGAATTGAAAGCCTGGTTGAGGAGCTTTGCTCCAAACTCAgggacattcaaaacaaacagaaag AGGAAAAACAGATCCAAAAGAAGGCTGATGGAGCACATTCTCCTGATCGAGTTGAGTCCCCCTCTCCTAAGGATCAGGTGGAAAT GTATTATGAAGCCTTCCCACCTTTGTCAGAGaagcctgtttgtctccaagaGATCATGACCGTGTGGAACAAAGCCAAGGCATACTCGAGTTCTTCGTCCTCTGCTGCTCCGCAGACCAGCACGGACACTTCCTCCCCAAAAGATTGCAACAGCGAATGCGAGGCTGCCAAGGAGCGGAAGGCCGACCCGTGCGGTGCCGTCACCGGTGTGTCCAACGAGAAAGGCCAACAACGCCGAAGCAAGAAGGAGAAAGAGAACCGATACCATGGCGGTGCCGCGGCAGAAGACAAGAACAGCGTCCACTCAAAGAGACAAACCAGACACCGATCTGAGGGCAAATATCGGGCCCGATCCTGGTCTTCTGGCTCTAGTGAGGCGGGCTCGAGCTCAAGTGGGAACCCGGGCGACAAGTCATTCAGACACAAGGCGGTTAGAGTAAGGCACAAATCCAGGGAGGTCGGGAAGAGTAAGAGACAGCGTAATTGCGGACAGTTGAAGCTTCAGCTGAAGGTTATCGACAAGGAGGAGCGACGGAATGCGGGAGGGTGCGGTGCCACCACGGGCACAGGCAAAGCACCGCAGCTTTACAAAAAAAGTAGGAGATCCCTCAAGGAAGGTTCTAAAGATCCAGTCTGGGCGCAAGAAAATGAGGTGGCCTTTGAGGACAGAAACACAAAGGAATACATGGAGGAGCCACTTTGGTACACCGAGCCCATCACGGACTATTTTGTACCATTTAGCAGCAAACAAAGCAAGCTGGAAACAAAGTATCGGAGCAAAGTGGGCTTTCCCGAAGACTTTGCCCTGTCAGCTGACATGGCTCTGCTGCCGGAGAAAATACAGGGAATCTGTTTTGCCAACGAGAGCCACCAGAGAACGTACCTTGCGGCGGGCTCATTTGTCGACGGCCACTTTGTGGAAGCACCCGGCGAAGCCGAGGAGGAGGCTGCTGAACTCACTGGGACCTCAAGCTGCCCTCAGCCAGAGGATAGTGGACATTTAGATGACAAGCATCTGCCAGAATTCACCGACTTCTATGAAGTTGATATTTATCAATCCATATTGGAAACCAGTGCCTCAGACTCAT AAGAGAGTCGGATCCTCGGCATGATTCGGCAAAAGAGCAACGAGCAAAGAGAATCCTGTTTAGTGTTAGACGGCCTGGAGCAGCAAGGGAACAGTGCAATAAGGACAGACTTGGAGGAAGCTTCGGGATCCTATGGGTTTCTCATGGAGGATCTCGACAATTTGGCTCAAGTCTGGGGATGTTACTCGCCCTCCACTTCGGACGATATCGACGGAGAAAGCTTCTTGGGCGACTCACCCGTTCGGCTCTCCCCCCTCCTTGATAGCGTTTCTTTCACCCTGAGCAATTTATCTGGAAATCCGGCGGAGCCGCAAATCCCCGAGGCGTCCGGCGAGCCGTCCGGCTTGGCCTCGTCTTGCTTCTCTCTTTTTGAGCTGCAGTACGACAGTCCCACTCTTTCTTTTCCCCGCGACGCCCTCTCCGTTGCTCTCGAAAGCAACGCCGATCATAGTAGCTGTCTCGACCCGCATGCGAGTAAACAGTCTCGTTTGCTGATATGGACCAAAAATAGTGCCTTTGATGAAACGGAACACTGCTCCAACCTTTCGACACGAACGTGCAGCCCGTGGTCTCATTCAGAAGAGACTCGTTCGGACAACGAGCACGCAAATGTTCCCGCCGAGGACCCGCCCGCTCTGATTGGCACTGATGAAATTGATTGTATCATCCCTCCTATTTCTGGTACATATCTAGAGGATGAAATCTTGGACTTCCTGCAGGAAGACTCCGGGCGCAAATGTGAGGAGACGAGTGTTGGCACGGCATCCTGTCAGGCATACACCAAAAAATCAAAATTGGAGTCCCTCTGTGGGATCGCGTTGGAGGAGGACGAGAGTAAACAGTACATCACGGGCGTTTTCTCAGATAACGCAAACCAACAGAAGGGCGAGTACAGCTCAGGAATCATCAAAGACATTTGGTCCGCAGTCGGGGAGGCGAAGTTGGTGGTGTCGAGGCAAAGCGGTAAGAAAATGAGCGAGACGGTCTTTTCCGAAGATTCCGGCGGTTACTGTGGCAGCTGTCTGGAGGCGCAAGCCAAAGGCGTTGAGAAAAAAGCAGTACAGCGCTCCGAGTATCACCTCTGGGAGGGCAAGAACGAAGATCAGGACTTGGCCGAAAGCAAACTCTCCAAGTTAGACGGCGCCGGGGATTACATGACTCCGTCCAAACCCTGGGATTTGCGATCGGATAAAGACGGTACGTCTTTCATCATCGGCGGGGTGTACGGAGAGTTCAAGACGTTAAGTTGCGATAAGAGTTGGGCTGTCGTGCCACCGAGTGAATCTCAGCATAGCTTGCTGCAGTCTGCCGCCGCGTCGGCTTCCAGTTCCGAAATGCTGGCGATCGCCGGCGCCGACCTGTTTGTCAACAAGGGCAGCTGCTTCGCGCCAGGACACCGGCGCCTGTGGCGGCCTCTCGTGTCTTTCGGCCAAAGCGAGCGTGTCGTTACGGGGAGCAGGGACTGCTTGAATAAGGGATTTTCGTTGATTTTCCGGGAAGATTTGCTGGGATCTTACGACGGCTTACGGAGCCAGGAGGAGCGTTTAGAATACCCGTTTGCCTCTTTCAACCTGAACAATCCCTTCTCTCAAGTTCTCCACGTGGAGTGTTCCTTCGAGCCAGAGGACATGGCTTCCTTCAGTCCAGGGTTCAAGCCCAAATCCATTCTGTGCTCCGACTCTGAGAGCGAAGGCTTCTGCCCGCAAATTTATGGCATCAACCAAACCCAGTACAGGGCCATTCGCATTTCCCCCAGGACTCATTTCCGGCCAATATCGGCCTCAGAATTGTCTCCCGGCGGAGTGAGCGATTCGGAGGCAGAGACGGACAAAGAGGAGGCGAGTTTCCCCGTCCCGGCGCCGGCGGACGCCTTTGACGATCCGCAGGCAGATCTCAAACCACTCGAGGAGGACGCAGAGTGCGAAGGCCCGTATTACGGGAAGTCTGAACTGGAATCTGGTAAATTCCTCCCCAGGTTGAAGAAGTCCGGCATGGAGAAGAGTGCCCAGACCTCTCTGGATTCCCAGGAAGGCCCCGGTGTCCTCCTGCCCATCGCTGAGCAAGAGAGCTTTTTAGGCTGCCAAACGGCAGGCGATGAATCAACTGCAGGCGGGCAGAAGACCACCTCCGCCGGCCCGCAGCAAAAAGGGGGCTCTCCGGCAGAAAAACAGACGTACCTGTGTGCCGCGGCAGGCCAAATCCCAAAATACGGGATCGCGTACGACTTTGTCGGAGACGTTCCGGAG TTCCCTCTGTTAAATGTAAGCGGCGCCCAGGACGATGAGTGCTGGTGGCAAAACACACTCTGCCCGCCCTTGTTCCCTGGCTCTCAATGTACAG GGAGCAGCAACATTTGA